One Primulina huaijiensis isolate GDHJ02 chromosome 5, ASM1229523v2, whole genome shotgun sequence DNA segment encodes these proteins:
- the LOC140976523 gene encoding uncharacterized protein — translation MDKKKVVAPLVCHGHSRPVVDVFYSPVTPDGFFLVSASKDATPMLRNGETGDWIGTFQGHKGAVWSCCLDKHALRAASASADFSAKLWDALTGDELHSFEHKHIVRSCAFSEDTHFLLTGGMEKALRIFDLNRPDAPPREIEKSPGSVRALTWLHSDQSILSSCTDVGGVRLWDVRTGTIVRTLETKSSVTSAEVSQDGRYITTADGSTVKFWDANHYGLVKSYDMPCIVESASLEPRYGNKFIVGGEDMWIHVFDFHTGAEVGCNKGHHGPVHCVRFSPGGESYASGSEDGTIRIWQMSPLAELETLAVDEPADEVIHQFQNVHIAGDETTEAGGKAIQAN, via the exons ATGGATAAGAAGAAGGTTGTGGCTCCACTGGTTTGCCACGGTCATTCTCGGCCCGTGGTCGATGTGTTCTATAGCCCAGTCACACCTGATGGTTTCTTCCTTGTCAGTGCTAGCAAGG ATGCCACTCCCATGTTGAGAAACGGGGAGACTGGAGATTGGATTGGAACTTTTCAAGGTCATAAAGGTGCAGTGTGGAGTTGTTGCTTGGATAAACATGCTCTACGAGCTGCCTCAGCATCGGCTGATTTTTCTGC GAAACTATGGGATGCATTAACTGGTGATGAATTGCATTCATTTGAACACAAGCACATAGTGCGTTCATGTGCCTTCTCAGAG GACACCCACTTTCTGCTAACTGGAGGAATGGAAAAAGCTCTTCGTATATTTGATTTAAATCGGCCTGATGCACCGCCAAGGGAAATTGAAAAGTCTCCTGGTTCTGTCCGTGCGCTTACTTGGCTTCATAGTGATCAATCGATCTTAAGTTCCTGTACCGATGTTGGAGGGGTGAG GTTATGGGATGTGAGAACTGGTACTATTGTTCGAACACTTGAGACCAAGTCCTCGGTAACTAGTGCTGAAGTGAGTCAAGATGGCCGCTATATAACAACTGCCGATGGGTCAACGGTCAAGTTTTGGGATGCAAATCA CTATGGATTAGTAAAGAGTTACGACATGCCCTGCATTGTGGAATCTGCTTCATTGGAGCCGCGGTATGGTAATAAGTTCATTGTTGGTGGAGAAGACATGTGGATTCATGTCTTTGATTTTCACACGGGAGCAGAAGTTG GATGCAACAAGGGGCACCATGGTCCAGTCCACTGTGTGCGGTTCTCTCCGGGAGGTGAATCTTATGCTTCGGGATCCGAAGACGGGACTATTAGAATATGGCAGATGAGCCCTCTAGCAGAACTAGAGACTCTGGCTGTAGATGAACCAGCCGATGAGGTTATTCACCAGTTTCAGAATGTGCACATTGCTGGAGACGAGACTACAGAGGCAGGCGGGAAGGCGATACAAGCTAACTAG
- the LOC140976526 gene encoding caffeoylshikimate esterase-like isoform X2 gives MPPEQHHPPPNFWGDTPEEEYHTSQGVRNAKSYFQTPHGKLFTQSFLPLDPAQPVKATVFMTHGYGSDTGWLFQKFCMNYANWGYAVFAADLLGHGRSDGLKCYLGDLDKVAAASLCFFQSVRVSEEYKDLPAFLLGESMGGLATLLMYFQSEKGLWTGLIFSAPLFVIPEPMKPSKVHLFAYGLLFGLADTWAAMPDNKMVGKAIKDPEKLKIIASNPRRYTGKPRVGTMRELQRQCEYVQNNFDKVTIPFFTAHGTSDGLACSSGSEKLYDKASSEDKTLKLYEGMYHSLIQGEPDENANVVLGDMRAWIDQRVES, from the exons ATGCCGCCGGAACAACACCATCCGCCTCCGAACTTCTGGGGCGACACGCCCGAGGAAGAGTACCACACTTCCCAAGGCGTCCGCAACGCCAAATCCTACTTCCAAACCCCACACGGCAAACTATTCACCCAATCATTCCTCCCCTTAGATCCCGCCCAACCCGTCAAAGCCACCGTCTTCATGACCCACGGCTACGGGTCCGACACCGGATGGCTTTTCCAGAAGTTCTGCATGAATTACGCCAACTGGGGCTATGCGGTCTTCGCCGCCGATCTCCTCGGCCACGGCCGAAGCGACGGGCTAAAGTGCTACCTCGGAGACCTCGATAAAGTGGCTGCCGCTTCCCTTTGTTTCTTTCAGAGTGTTAGGGTTAGCGAGGAGTATAAGGACTTGCCAGCTTTTTTGCTTGGGGAATCCATGGGCGGGCTTGCGACGCTGTTGATGTACTTCCAATCGGAGAAGGGTTTATGGACTGGTTTGATCTTCTCAGCTCCGTTGTTCGTCATTCCTGAACCAATGAAGCCCTCTAAG GTACACTTATTCGCATACGGACTGTTATTTGGTTTGGCGGACACCTGGGCCGCAATGCCGGACAACAAGATGGTCGGCAAAGCCATCAAAGATCCCGAGAAATTGAAGATCATCGCGAGCAACCCAAGAAGGTACACGGGGAAGCCTAGAGTGGGAACAATGAGGGAGTTACAAAGACAGTGCGAGTATGTTCAGAACAACTTCGACAAGGTCACCATTCCATTCTTTACGGCTCACGGAACATCAGATGGGCTAGCTTGCTCGTCGGGCTCCGAGAAATTGTACGACAAGGCCAGTAGTGAGGACAAGACTTTGAAGTTGTATGAAGGGATGTATCACTCGTTGATACAAGGCGAGCCCGACGAGAATGCTAATGTGGTGTTGGGTGATATGAGAGCTTGGATTGATCAAAGAGTCGAGAG TTGA
- the LOC140976526 gene encoding caffeoylshikimate esterase-like isoform X1, with protein sequence MPPEQHHPPPNFWGDTPEEEYHTSQGVRNAKSYFQTPHGKLFTQSFLPLDPAQPVKATVFMTHGYGSDTGWLFQKFCMNYANWGYAVFAADLLGHGRSDGLKCYLGDLDKVAAASLCFFQSVRVSEEYKDLPAFLLGESMGGLATLLMYFQSEKGLWTGLIFSAPLFVIPEPMKPSKVHLFAYGLLFGLADTWAAMPDNKMVGKAIKDPEKLKIIASNPRRYTGKPRVGTMRELQRQCEYVQNNFDKVTIPFFTAHGTSDGLACSSGSEKLYDKASSEDKTLKLYEGMYHSLIQGEPDENANVVLGDMRAWIDQRVERYVLNSLIH encoded by the exons ATGCCGCCGGAACAACACCATCCGCCTCCGAACTTCTGGGGCGACACGCCCGAGGAAGAGTACCACACTTCCCAAGGCGTCCGCAACGCCAAATCCTACTTCCAAACCCCACACGGCAAACTATTCACCCAATCATTCCTCCCCTTAGATCCCGCCCAACCCGTCAAAGCCACCGTCTTCATGACCCACGGCTACGGGTCCGACACCGGATGGCTTTTCCAGAAGTTCTGCATGAATTACGCCAACTGGGGCTATGCGGTCTTCGCCGCCGATCTCCTCGGCCACGGCCGAAGCGACGGGCTAAAGTGCTACCTCGGAGACCTCGATAAAGTGGCTGCCGCTTCCCTTTGTTTCTTTCAGAGTGTTAGGGTTAGCGAGGAGTATAAGGACTTGCCAGCTTTTTTGCTTGGGGAATCCATGGGCGGGCTTGCGACGCTGTTGATGTACTTCCAATCGGAGAAGGGTTTATGGACTGGTTTGATCTTCTCAGCTCCGTTGTTCGTCATTCCTGAACCAATGAAGCCCTCTAAG GTACACTTATTCGCATACGGACTGTTATTTGGTTTGGCGGACACCTGGGCCGCAATGCCGGACAACAAGATGGTCGGCAAAGCCATCAAAGATCCCGAGAAATTGAAGATCATCGCGAGCAACCCAAGAAGGTACACGGGGAAGCCTAGAGTGGGAACAATGAGGGAGTTACAAAGACAGTGCGAGTATGTTCAGAACAACTTCGACAAGGTCACCATTCCATTCTTTACGGCTCACGGAACATCAGATGGGCTAGCTTGCTCGTCGGGCTCCGAGAAATTGTACGACAAGGCCAGTAGTGAGGACAAGACTTTGAAGTTGTATGAAGGGATGTATCACTCGTTGATACAAGGCGAGCCCGACGAGAATGCTAATGTGGTGTTGGGTGATATGAGAGCTTGGATTGATCAAAGAGTCGAGAG GTATGTCTTAAATTCCCTAATACATTAG
- the LOC140976527 gene encoding V-type proton ATPase subunit c''2-like, producing MVTSSSSWSRALVQISPYTFSAVGIAISIGVSVLGAAWGIYITGSSLIGAAIKAPRITSKNLISVIFCEAVAIYGVIVAIILQTKLESVSSSKIYEPESLRAGYAIFASGIIVGFANLVCGLCVGIIGSSCALSDAQNSSLFVKILVIEIFGSALGLFGVIVGIIMSAQATWPSKA from the exons ATGGTGACGTCATCTAGTTCATGGTCGCGAGCTTTGGTTCAGATCTCTCCTTACACCTTCTCCGCCGTCGGAATTGCAATCTCCATAGGCGTCTCCGTCCTCGGCGCCGCCTG GGGAATATACATTACCGGAAGTAGCTTAATTGGTGCTGCCATCAAGGCCCCTCGCATAACTTCAAAAAACCTAATCAG TGTAATTTTCTGTGAAGCCGTTGCCATATATGGAGTCATTGTGGCTATAATTCTTCAGACGAAGCTGGAGAGTGTATCGTCTTCTAAGATTTACGAGCCAGAGTCCCTTAGAGCTGGCTATGCCATATTTGCATCTGGAATAATTGTGGGTTTTGCAAACCTTGTATGCGG GTTGTGTGTTGGAATCATTGGAAGTAGCTGTGCGTTATCCGACGCCCAAAACTCATCTCTTTTTGTCAAAATCCTTGTTATTGAGATTTTTGGCAGTGCACTCGGATTGTTCGGCGTTATTGTTGGCATTATCATGTCGGCTCAAGCAACATGGCCATCTAAGGCATGA
- the LOC140976528 gene encoding plastidic ATP/ADP-transporter-like → MQAILQSKGLLSLPSSPTTKGFLPQPSQGLRYRFNPAKCLSNPWKINGSSLFFNGFSKSQGLVTEPLVLLGKNKRIIHTCRAEAAAGSANGQPLYGEKDSPKFMGVELVTLKKIIPLGMMFFCILFNYTILRDTKDVLVVTAKGSSAEIIPFLKTWVNLPMAVGFMLLYTKLADVLSKKALFYSVILPFIAFFGAFGFVLYPFSQYVHPTALADNLLNILGPRFLGPLAILRIWSFCLFYVMAELWGSVVISVLFWGFANQITTVDEAKRFYPLFGLGANVALVFSGRTVKYFSKLRENLGPGVDGWAVSLKAMMSIVVLMGFAICFLYWWLNNSVALPTRSQKKKEKPRMGTMESLKFLVSSRYIRDLATLVVAYGISINLVEVTWKSKLKAQFPTPNEYSSFMGDFSTATGIATFTMMLLSQWIFNKHGWGVAATITPTVLLLTGVGFFSLILFGDPLVPTLAKFGMTPLLAAVYVGAMQNIFSKSAKYSLFDPCKEMAYIPLDEDTKVKGKAAIDVVCNPLGKSGGALIQQFMILTFGSLANSTPYLGGILLVIVLAWLGAAKSLDGQFTALRREEDLEKEMERASMKIPVVSSDESGNSPLATRSRLNPTGGD, encoded by the exons ATGCAAGCTATTCTACAATCAAAAGGGCTCCTTTCTTTACCTTCAAGCCCCACGACCAAAGGCTTTCTTCCCCAGCCATCACAGGGTTTAAGGTATAGATTCAACCCTGCAAAGTGCTTGTCGAATCCATGGAAAATTAATGGGTCGTCTTTATTTTTCAATGGGTTCTCAAAGTCCCAAGGACTTGTCACAGAACCGCTAGTATTACTTGGAAAAAACAAGAGAATTATTCATACATGCAGAGCTGAGGCTGCAGCGGGATCAGCTAATGGGCAACCCTTGTATGGAGAGAAAGACTCACCCAAGTTTATGGGTGTTGAGTTGGTGACTCTAAAGAAAATTATTCCACTTGGGATGATGTTTttctgtattttatttaattacacGATCCTCAGGGATACAAAGGATGTCTTGGTGGTAACAGCCAAAGGATCTAGCGCTGAAATCATACCTTTCTTGAAAACATGGGTGAATTTGCCCATGGCTGTTGGGTTCATGCTCTTGTACACCAAGTTGGCTGATGTTTTGTCGAAAAAAGCTCTTTTCTACAGCGTCATTCTTCCATTTATAGCCTTTTTTGGGGCATTTGGATTTGTGTTATATCCTTTCAGCCAGTACGTCCACCCAACAGCTCTTGCAGATAATCTCCTCAACATTCTGGGTCCAAGATTTCTCGGGCCTCTTGCAATTCTGAGGATTTGGAGTTTCTGTTTGTTTTATGTCATGGCTGAACTTTGGGGAAGTGTGGTTATCTCTGTTCTGTTTTGGGGTTTTGCTAATCAG ATTACAACCGTCGATGAAGCCAAGAGATTTTATCCACTTTTTGGACTTGGTGCAAATGTAGCCCTCGTTTTTTCTGGGCGCACTGTTAAATATTTCTCTAAATTAAGAGAAAATCTTGGCCCCGGGGTTGATGGTTGGGCTGTCTCCCTGAAGGCGATGATGAGCATTGTGGTGCTCATGGGGTTTGCAATATGTTTCCTCTATTGGTGGCTCAATAATAGTGTTGCTCTTCCCACACGTAGTCAGAAAAAGAAG GAGAAGCCAAGAATGGGAACAATGGAGAGCTTAAAGTTCTTGGTGTCTTCCAGATACATTCGAGATCTAGCTACTCTAGTGGTGGCATACGGTATTAGCATCAATCTTGTCGAGGTTACATGGAAATCGAAACTCAAAGCTCag TTCCCCACACCAAATGAATATTCTTCCTTTATGGGTGACTTCTCGACTGCGACTGGAATAGCAACTTTCACTATGATGCTATTGAGCCAATGGATTTTTAACAAACATGGTTGGGGAGTGGCAGCTACGATTACACCGACTGTCTTGCTTTTAACTGGAGTTGGgttcttttctttgattttgTTCGGAGATCCTCTTGTTCCGACTCTCGCCAAATTCGGGATGACCCCACTTTTAGCAGCTGTGTATGTCGGTGCAATGCAGAACATTTTTAGCAAGAGCGCAAAGTACAGCTTATTCGATCCGTGCAAAGAAATGGCTTACATTCCTTTAGACGAGGACACAAAG GTTAAAGGCAAAGCAGCAATCGACGTGGTATGCAATCCTTTAGGGAAGTCAGGGGGCGCTCTAATTCAACAGTTTATGATTTTAACCTTTGGATCACTTGCAAATTCAACTCCCTATCTCGGAGGTATACTTCTTGTAATTGTTCTTGCCTGGTTAGGAGCGGCCAAATCTTTAGATGGCCAGTTCACTGCATTGAGACGAGAAGAAGATCTCGAAAAGGAAATGGAACGAGCATCCATGAAGATCCCGGTGGTATCTTCGGATGAAAGTGGCAATAGCCCTCTTGCTACTCGATCAAGGCTAAACCCGACTGGAGGCGACTGA